From the Nodularia sp. NIES-3585 genome, one window contains:
- a CDS encoding substrate-binding domain-containing protein, translating to MNQKSNSAKIVTSIAIILSSVGLTYARLPGWQQTLVIVSGSELQEPLQKLEAKFNQANPNIKLELKFQGSQELVNNYIDDQNDFKPAVLIPANGEILTELSNRLQATNNAEPFYDSPQPIAKTMLVGIAWPERGQALFVNGRFQWQRIEQAMTSGSWEKIGGKKDWGSFDFITTDPTRSNSGQLTLNLWSQSKIGTNLNSASLNDPSVRSLFSLIKKSVYQPPRSTDILLQEFIAKGANDADVATVYESIALYRWQQSQTNQNQSYQIYYLDPSIETTATAVIVRRDVNPSTANAARKFIDFLIQPEQQAVLVQYGFRPVNNAVDIKTVPNSPWNQNIPGAEVKPNINTLQPSNHQINTEIQRLWERAN from the coding sequence ATGAATCAAAAATCAAACTCTGCAAAAATAGTCACCTCTATAGCAATTATTTTATCATCTGTAGGATTAACCTATGCCCGCTTACCAGGATGGCAACAAACCTTAGTCATTGTTAGCGGTTCAGAACTACAAGAACCATTGCAAAAACTAGAAGCGAAATTTAACCAAGCTAACCCGAATATTAAATTAGAACTAAAATTTCAAGGTTCCCAAGAATTAGTTAACAATTACATTGATGATCAAAATGATTTTAAGCCAGCAGTTTTAATTCCAGCTAACGGAGAGATTCTCACAGAATTAAGCAATCGTCTCCAAGCCACAAATAACGCTGAACCCTTTTATGATTCTCCGCAACCAATAGCCAAAACCATGCTAGTGGGTATTGCTTGGCCAGAACGTGGTCAAGCCTTGTTTGTGAATGGACGCTTCCAGTGGCAAAGAATTGAACAAGCAATGACATCTGGTAGTTGGGAAAAAATCGGTGGTAAAAAAGATTGGGGTAGCTTTGATTTTATCACGACAGATCCGACTCGTTCTAATAGCGGTCAGTTAACATTAAATCTTTGGTCTCAATCAAAAATCGGCACAAATTTAAACAGTGCAAGTTTAAATGATCCATCTGTGCGATCGCTATTTAGTTTAATCAAAAAATCAGTTTACCAACCACCCCGTTCTACAGATATTCTCCTCCAAGAATTTATTGCCAAAGGTGCTAATGATGCTGATGTGGCTACAGTATATGAAAGTATTGCCCTTTATCGTTGGCAACAATCACAAACTAACCAAAATCAATCTTACCAAATCTATTATTTAGATCCCTCAATTGAAACTACAGCTACGGCTGTGATTGTCCGTCGAGATGTTAATCCTAGCACTGCCAATGCGGCGAGAAAATTTATCGATTTTCTGATTCAACCAGAACAACAAGCAGTTCTAGTTCAATATGGTTTTCGTCCGGTGAATAATGCCGTTGATATCAAAACTGTGCCTAATAGTCCTTGGAATCAGAATATTCCTGGTGCAGAAGTCAAACCAAATATCAACACCTTACAACCATCAAATCACCAAATAAATACAGAAATTCAACGCCTTTGGGAAAGAGCAAATTAA
- a CDS encoding bile acid:sodium symporter family protein — protein MEANFLTTVFLPLALFIIMLGMGLSLTLEDFQRVVIYPQAVVIGLVAQLIMLPIVGFGIASVFPLEPQLAVGVMILAACPGGATSNMMTFLAGGDVALSVTLTAISSLITVFTIPLVVNFSMQTFLGSGTTLQLPFLNTVLQIAVITLIPVSIGMIAKRYAPGMADKADKPVKWLSLFFLAVVITGVLLRERENFIDYVMNVGLVTLVLNLVTMALGFAIATLTQLGEKRATAITVEVGIQNGTLAICFAAALRYRDRIFPDITE, from the coding sequence ATGGAAGCAAATTTTCTCACGACTGTTTTTCTGCCCCTAGCACTATTTATAATCATGTTAGGCATGGGGTTATCTTTGACCCTAGAAGACTTCCAGCGAGTTGTCATTTATCCTCAAGCCGTGGTCATTGGCTTGGTGGCGCAGTTAATTATGTTGCCAATTGTCGGCTTTGGTATTGCTTCAGTGTTTCCCCTGGAACCGCAATTAGCCGTAGGCGTGATGATTTTAGCAGCCTGTCCCGGTGGCGCTACTTCTAATATGATGACGTTTTTGGCTGGGGGAGATGTTGCGCTTTCTGTTACCCTCACAGCTATCAGTAGTTTAATTACGGTGTTTACAATTCCTCTAGTTGTCAATTTTTCAATGCAGACATTTTTGGGGTCAGGAACAACACTACAGTTACCTTTTTTAAATACTGTTTTGCAGATTGCAGTAATTACACTTATACCAGTATCAATTGGCATGATAGCCAAGCGGTATGCTCCCGGAATGGCAGACAAGGCTGATAAACCTGTGAAGTGGTTGTCTTTATTTTTCCTGGCGGTGGTGATTACTGGGGTGCTGCTGCGAGAACGAGAGAATTTTATTGATTATGTGATGAATGTGGGTTTAGTGACTCTGGTTTTGAATTTGGTCACAATGGCTTTAGGTTTTGCGATCGCGACTTTAACCCAATTAGGAGAAAAACGCGCTACGGCCATTACAGTAGAAGTGGGCATTCAAAATGGGACTTTAGCGATCTGCTTTGCAGCAGCGCTTCGCTATCGCGATCGCATCTTCCCCGACATTACTGAATAA
- a CDS encoding 50S ribosomal protein L11 methyltransferase translates to MSWMELSLDTTHEAVDWVCTLLAETIDINDVYITEYAELDSAYSDWTFTIRLYLPYDVSARTGVEKIEHLLSPLHRTRMTTAIQTTVVENKITDAPQPLLYPIGERFIIVNSDTPAESEITDKITLKLQKTLAFGSGLHPATIVSLRLLERYVVPNMQVLDFGSGSGILSVAIAKLGANVLALDNDSVAVQATQETVSLNGVEQQVKVMQGSLGCGCELGHWMGGNTVNEVSKFESKDTFDLIVANIFARVHIALADDFREALRHHQAQPGLLITAGFTTDHEESVTTALTEAGFKVIDCERLNEWVALAHRCNS, encoded by the coding sequence ATGTCTTGGATGGAATTAAGTCTAGATACAACCCATGAAGCGGTTGATTGGGTTTGCACCTTGCTAGCGGAAACTATTGATATTAATGATGTTTATATTACAGAATATGCCGAATTAGATTCCGCATATTCTGATTGGACATTTACGATTCGCTTATATTTACCCTACGATGTCAGTGCGCGGACAGGTGTAGAAAAGATTGAGCATCTGCTTTCGCCTTTGCATCGGACCCGAATGACAACAGCAATTCAGACAACCGTAGTTGAGAATAAAATTACAGATGCGCCCCAGCCACTTTTATATCCCATTGGGGAAAGATTTATTATAGTCAATTCTGATACACCTGCTGAATCTGAAATAACAGACAAAATTACCTTAAAACTGCAAAAAACTCTCGCCTTTGGTAGTGGATTACATCCAGCCACCATTGTCAGCCTCCGACTGCTAGAACGCTATGTAGTCCCGAATATGCAGGTGCTAGACTTTGGCTCAGGTTCAGGGATTTTGAGTGTGGCGATCGCAAAGCTAGGGGCGAATGTCTTAGCTTTAGATAATGACAGTGTTGCCGTACAAGCGACTCAGGAAACTGTATCTCTGAATGGTGTAGAACAGCAAGTAAAGGTAATGCAAGGTAGCCTGGGATGTGGCTGTGAACTGGGGCATTGGATGGGTGGAAACACTGTTAACGAAGTGTCAAAGTTTGAATCAAAAGACACATTTGATCTAATCGTTGCCAATATCTTTGCACGGGTGCATATTGCCCTTGCTGATGATTTCCGGGAAGCTTTGCGTCACCATCAAGCACAACCAGGGCTACTAATTACAGCCGGATTTACCACAGATCATGAGGAAAGTGTGACCACAGCCTTGACTGAAGCCGGATTTAAGGTGATTGATTGTGAACGATTAAACGAATGGGTAGCGCTTGCTCATCGGTGTAATTCGTAA
- a CDS encoding DnaJ C-terminal domain-containing protein: protein MAATDFKDYYAILGISKTASPEEIKQAFRKLARKYHPDVNPNNKQAEATFKEVNEAYEVLSDVDKRKKYDQFGQYWKQAGQGFPSGGAGVDMGGFDFSQYGSFDEFVNELLGRFGGPSPRGGRQSYSYSSTSRGRPSGYGGFNDFGGFQDVGTGAAQDTEAAIALTLTEAFAGVKKRFSLGNETIEVSIPPGAKTGTRLRVRGKGQFNPMTQQRGDLYLKVELQPHTFFQFEGDNLVCEVPITPDEATLGASIDVPTLDGSVNVKLPAGVRSGQSLRLRGKGWALAKGGRSDQLVKVAIVPPKDLSPQEREYYEKIRAIRTYNPRSHLQQFKF, encoded by the coding sequence ATGGCTGCAACCGACTTCAAAGACTATTACGCAATTTTGGGAATCAGTAAAACTGCCAGTCCAGAAGAAATTAAACAAGCTTTTCGGAAACTAGCTCGCAAGTATCACCCTGATGTCAATCCCAATAACAAACAAGCTGAGGCTACGTTCAAAGAGGTGAATGAAGCCTACGAAGTGTTGTCAGATGTCGATAAGCGCAAGAAATACGATCAATTCGGTCAATATTGGAAACAAGCTGGCCAAGGTTTCCCATCCGGCGGTGCTGGTGTGGATATGGGTGGCTTTGACTTCAGTCAATATGGCAGTTTTGATGAATTTGTGAATGAGTTATTAGGGCGCTTTGGTGGCCCTAGCCCTCGTGGTGGACGACAAAGTTATTCTTATAGTAGTACTTCCAGAGGTAGACCCAGTGGTTATGGCGGCTTTAATGATTTTGGTGGTTTTCAAGATGTAGGTACGGGTGCTGCTCAAGACACGGAAGCTGCGATCGCTTTAACTTTAACTGAAGCCTTTGCTGGTGTGAAAAAACGCTTTAGTTTAGGTAACGAAACCATTGAAGTCAGCATCCCACCTGGTGCTAAAACTGGTACTCGCTTGCGGGTGCGTGGTAAAGGTCAATTTAACCCCATGACTCAACAACGGGGTGATTTATATTTAAAAGTTGAACTTCAGCCACACACATTCTTCCAATTTGAAGGTGATAACCTCGTCTGTGAAGTTCCCATCACTCCAGATGAAGCCACCTTGGGAGCTTCAATTGATGTCCCTACACTTGATGGCTCAGTGAATGTCAAGTTACCTGCGGGAGTGCGTTCTGGTCAATCCCTACGGTTGCGGGGTAAAGGCTGGGCTTTAGCCAAGGGTGGACGTAGCGATCAGTTAGTGAAAGTCGCGATTGTTCCACCAAAAGACCTCAGCCCACAGGAGCGAGAGTATTATGAAAAAATTCGGGCTATACGTACCTATAATCCCCGCAGTCATTTACAGCAATTCAAGTTTTGA
- a CDS encoding AAA family ATPase — MTKLQLLIGLPGSGKSTLAQQLVSECPQMQLISTDAIRGQLFGSEATQGPWPLIWREIERQFQQAVAADQTTIFDATNAQRSQRREIIALAREVGFTDITGLWVRTPVWLCLARNQKRQRQVPQEIILRMHRQLRDAPPSIEEGIDYLSYFPENREYGNCAGAMSGNHT, encoded by the coding sequence ATGACTAAACTTCAGTTACTAATTGGTCTTCCTGGTAGCGGTAAATCAACTTTGGCGCAACAATTAGTCTCAGAATGCCCCCAGATGCAGCTAATTTCAACGGATGCCATTCGGGGGCAGCTTTTTGGTTCGGAAGCAACTCAGGGACCTTGGCCACTGATTTGGCGAGAAATAGAAAGGCAATTTCAACAAGCAGTGGCGGCAGATCAAACAACCATTTTTGATGCTACTAATGCCCAAAGAAGTCAGCGACGTGAAATTATCGCCTTAGCCCGCGAGGTAGGTTTTACAGACATTACAGGGTTATGGGTGAGAACGCCAGTTTGGCTGTGTTTAGCACGCAATCAAAAGCGTCAGCGCCAAGTTCCCCAAGAAATCATCTTGCGAATGCATCGTCAACTGCGGGATGCACCCCCTAGTATCGAAGAAGGAATAGACTACCTGAGTTATTTTCCTGAAAACCGGGAGTACGGAAATTGCGCTGGTGCAATGAGCGGGAACCACACTTGA
- a CDS encoding glucose-1-phosphate adenylyltransferase, with translation MKKVLAIILGGGAGTRLYPLTKLRAKPAVPVAGKYRLIDIPVSNCINSEIFKIYVLTQFNSASLNRHIARTYNFTGFNEGFVEVLAAQQTPENPNWFQGTADAVRQYLWLLNEWDADEYLILSGDHLYRMDYRQFIQRHRETGADITLSVIPIDKSRASDFGLMKIDQSGRVIDFSEKPKGDELDRMRVDTSVLGLSPEQAKLQPYIASMGIYVFKKDVLIKLLKDSLESTDFGKEIIPDASKDHNVQAYLFDDYWEDIGTIEAFYHANLALTKQPLPPFSFYDEEAPIYTRARYLPPSKLLSCHVTESIVGEGCILKDCRIQHSVLGVRSRIEAGCVIEESLLMGADFYQPFVERQCTLEKGDIPVGIGTDTLIRRAIIDKNARIGHDVKIINKDNVQEAERENQGFYIRSGIVVVLKNAVIADGTII, from the coding sequence GTGAAAAAAGTATTAGCAATCATTCTCGGTGGTGGCGCGGGTACTCGCCTCTATCCTCTAACAAAACTACGTGCTAAACCAGCAGTACCAGTGGCTGGTAAGTACCGTTTGATAGATATTCCTGTCAGTAATTGTATCAATTCAGAGATATTCAAAATCTATGTCCTGACACAATTTAACTCAGCGTCCCTGAATCGGCACATAGCCCGTACCTATAATTTTACCGGTTTTAACGAAGGGTTTGTGGAAGTGCTAGCTGCACAGCAAACGCCAGAAAACCCCAATTGGTTCCAAGGTACGGCTGATGCTGTGCGTCAGTATCTATGGCTGTTGAACGAATGGGATGCGGACGAGTATTTGATTCTCTCCGGAGATCACCTATACCGCATGGATTATCGCCAGTTTATTCAACGCCACAGGGAAACGGGGGCTGATATTACTCTTTCGGTTATCCCTATAGATAAAAGCCGCGCTTCGGACTTTGGTTTAATGAAAATAGACCAGTCCGGTAGGGTGATTGACTTTAGCGAAAAGCCCAAGGGCGATGAATTAGATCGGATGCGCGTCGATACTAGCGTGCTGGGATTATCGCCAGAACAAGCGAAATTACAGCCCTACATCGCCTCAATGGGGATTTATGTCTTTAAAAAAGATGTTCTGATCAAGTTACTCAAGGATTCTTTAGAAAGTACCGATTTTGGTAAAGAAATTATTCCTGATGCTAGCAAAGATCACAATGTCCAAGCTTACTTGTTTGATGATTACTGGGAAGACATCGGGACAATCGAAGCTTTTTATCACGCCAATTTAGCTTTAACAAAACAACCTTTACCCCCCTTTAGTTTTTACGATGAAGAAGCCCCAATTTATACTCGCGCTCGTTATTTACCACCGAGTAAACTTTTAAGTTGCCATGTCACAGAATCGATTGTGGGCGAAGGTTGTATTTTGAAAGATTGCCGGATTCAGCATTCAGTTTTGGGAGTGCGATCGCGCATTGAAGCTGGCTGTGTGATCGAAGAATCTCTACTCATGGGGGCAGATTTTTATCAACCTTTTGTGGAACGTCAATGTACCTTAGAAAAAGGAGACATTCCCGTAGGTATTGGTACGGATACGCTGATTCGTCGTGCCATTATTGATAAGAATGCCCGCATCGGTCATGATGTGAAAATTATCAATAAAGATAACGTACAAGAAGCAGAACGGGAAAATCAAGGCTTCTACATCCGCAGTGGTATTGTTGTTGTGCTGAAAAATGCGGTAATTGCTGACGGAACTATAATTTAG
- a CDS encoding glycoside hydrolase family 13 protein: protein MQIQTPDWVKHAVFYQIFPDRFARSKHPHKRLLHDARWEDWDAMPTLQGYKGGDLWGIIEELDYIQGLGINAIYFTPIFQSASNHRYHTHDYYQVDPLLGGNEAFKQFLDAAHERNIKVVLDGVFNHASRGLFFFHDVLENGPRSPWVDWFKITGWPLAPYTGELPANYEGWAGNRALPVFNHDNPEVREYIMEIGEYWIKFGIDGWRLDVPFEVKTPGFWQEFRDRVKAINPEAYIVGEVWGDSREWLDGTQFDGVMNYLFTGLTIAFTAGDRVVLEQVQTRDYQPYPPLFATEYAAKIQELLQLYPWEIQLTQLNLLASHDTARLITIADGDQASVELATLLLLTFPGAPSIYYGDEVGLPGAIDPDSRRGFPSEANWNQDILNTHRQLIALRHKYPALRAGDYKILFAQGELYIFSRTLGTEELIIAVNAGTASSTANLDAASLHTQSHKLLYGTAEFEWHSTQLCLTLPPRAGCILG, encoded by the coding sequence ATGCAAATTCAAACACCAGACTGGGTTAAGCACGCTGTTTTCTACCAAATCTTCCCAGATCGCTTTGCCAGAAGCAAACATCCTCACAAACGACTGTTACATGATGCGCGTTGGGAAGATTGGGACGCTATGCCCACACTCCAAGGTTACAAAGGCGGGGATTTATGGGGGATTATTGAAGAATTAGACTATATCCAAGGTTTAGGGATTAACGCTATTTACTTTACTCCCATTTTTCAATCCGCCAGTAATCACCGCTATCACACCCACGATTATTATCAGGTTGATCCATTGTTGGGAGGTAATGAAGCTTTTAAACAATTCCTAGACGCAGCCCATGAACGAAATATCAAAGTTGTGCTGGATGGGGTATTTAACCACGCGAGTCGGGGCTTGTTCTTTTTTCACGATGTCTTAGAAAATGGCCCTCGTTCCCCTTGGGTGGACTGGTTCAAAATTACAGGTTGGCCGCTTGCGCCTTACACCGGGGAGTTACCCGCCAACTACGAAGGTTGGGCAGGAAATCGGGCTTTGCCAGTATTTAACCATGACAATCCCGAAGTGCGGGAATATATCATGGAAATTGGCGAATATTGGATTAAATTCGGCATTGATGGTTGGCGGTTAGATGTGCCGTTTGAAGTAAAAACACCGGGTTTTTGGCAAGAATTCCGCGATCGCGTCAAAGCCATTAATCCCGAAGCCTATATTGTCGGCGAAGTTTGGGGAGATTCGCGGGAATGGCTGGATGGGACTCAATTTGATGGGGTGATGAATTACTTATTTACTGGACTGACAATTGCCTTTACCGCAGGCGATCGCGTAGTTTTAGAACAAGTGCAAACCCGCGACTATCAACCCTACCCACCTTTATTTGCTACCGAATACGCTGCCAAAATTCAAGAATTACTACAACTTTACCCCTGGGAAATTCAACTAACTCAACTCAATTTACTCGCCAGCCACGATACAGCCAGATTAATTACCATTGCTGACGGCGATCAAGCTAGTGTGGAATTAGCAACTTTACTCTTACTCACCTTTCCTGGTGCGCCTAGTATCTATTATGGTGACGAAGTGGGTTTACCTGGGGCAATAGATCCCGACTCCCGGCGTGGCTTTCCCTCAGAAGCTAATTGGAATCAAGACATCCTCAACACGCATCGCCAATTAATTGCCCTGCGCCACAAATACCCAGCTTTGCGTGCAGGCGATTACAAAATTCTCTTCGCCCAGGGAGAACTGTATATTTTTAGCCGCACTTTAGGCACAGAGGAATTAATTATTGCCGTTAACGCTGGTACAGCAAGTTCAACAGCAAATCTAGACGCAGCAAGTTTGCATACTCAATCCCACAAGCTATTATATGGAACTGCGGAATTTGAGTGGCATAGTACGCAGCTTTGCTTAACTCTTCCCCCACGCGCTGGCTGTATTCTGGGATAG
- a CDS encoding fasciclin domain-containing protein gives MADIVETAINAGKFKILVQAATTAQIIETLKSPGSLTLFAPTDDAFAQLPADTFYSLMQDIPKLKKILMYHVAFGDVRFEDLQQIEEVPTLEGSVVAIDSDQGVIKVNDAHILNTDIIADNGVIHVIDQILMPAMVAGR, from the coding sequence ATGGCTGATATTGTAGAAACTGCTATTAATGCCGGAAAATTCAAAATTCTAGTCCAGGCGGCTACTACCGCACAAATTATCGAAACTCTCAAAAGTCCAGGTTCTCTCACACTTTTTGCACCCACTGATGATGCTTTTGCACAATTACCAGCGGATACTTTCTATTCACTCATGCAAGACATCCCCAAGCTTAAAAAGATATTAATGTATCATGTTGCTTTTGGGGATGTTAGGTTTGAAGATTTGCAGCAAATTGAAGAAGTACCAACTCTGGAAGGATCAGTGGTGGCGATTGATTCTGATCAGGGTGTGATCAAGGTGAATGATGCTCATATCCTCAACACCGACATAATTGCCGACAATGGCGTAATTCATGTTATTGATCAGATATTGATGCCAGCAATGGTTGCTGGCAGATAA
- a CDS encoding DNA-directed RNA polymerase subunit omega, which produces MLKRSKFETTQSQIMYRSEELISAASNRYRITVQVANRAKRRRYEDFDNPSEDVMMKPVLRAIIEMSDELTQPEIIGEL; this is translated from the coding sequence ATGCTAAAGCGTTCTAAGTTCGAGACAACTCAATCTCAAATCATGTACCGTTCTGAGGAATTGATTAGTGCAGCTTCAAACCGCTACCGCATTACAGTTCAGGTGGCAAACCGTGCCAAGCGTCGGCGTTATGAAGACTTTGATAATCCATCGGAAGATGTCATGATGAAGCCAGTCCTGAGGGCAATTATCGAAATGTCCGATGAACTGACCCAACCAGAAATCATTGGCGAACTATAA
- a CDS encoding DUF1818 family protein, with protein MEHLIKSGLGWRIGWKPNAPVFKGLVGTDDWAIELTQAELNDFCRLLAQLADTMKQLADELMAEEKIACEAESDLLWLEVEGYPHAYSLCLILNTGRGVEGKWDTVAVPGLLQASGMLKVF; from the coding sequence ATGGAACATTTAATCAAAAGCGGACTGGGTTGGCGAATTGGCTGGAAACCCAACGCACCCGTATTCAAAGGATTAGTAGGAACAGATGATTGGGCAATAGAATTAACCCAAGCCGAGTTAAATGATTTTTGCAGGCTACTTGCACAGCTAGCAGACACCATGAAACAACTCGCAGATGAATTAATGGCAGAAGAGAAAATTGCCTGTGAAGCCGAAAGCGATTTATTATGGCTAGAAGTAGAAGGCTATCCCCACGCCTATAGTTTATGCTTAATCCTGAATACAGGAAGGGGTGTAGAAGGTAAATGGGATACCGTCGCAGTACCAGGTTTACTACAAGCATCTGGGATGCTGAAAGTTTTTTAA
- a CDS encoding DUF433 domain-containing protein, whose amino-acid sequence MKGWETLDAIERQPDKVSGAWVFRGTRVPVTALFENLRDGATVDEFLEWFPPVQRSQIEAVLNYELEALAA is encoded by the coding sequence ATGAAGGGATGGGAAACTTTAGATGCAATAGAAAGACAACCTGATAAAGTAAGTGGAGCATGGGTATTTCGAGGAACAAGAGTTCCGGTGACTGCATTATTTGAAAATTTGCGCGATGGTGCAACAGTAGATGAATTTTTGGAGTGGTTTCCACCTGTGCAAAGATCACAAATTGAAGCTGTACTTAATTATGAGCTTGAAGCATTAGCTGCTTAG
- a CDS encoding tetratricopeptide repeat protein, translating to MSYLTKSNQLFQALEIDFEVVSLNQLDNYTAIEYFLTLEDEPPENANNLQKINRYLQVFHHLCEVAEWQKAGQVLSFCYSSKELHEQLRIWGYYRKQIELYQQLLGKLNDEQDIICLYGLGRAFYNLSDYNQSRIYYQKLLNLAKLINNRQAEAFALGGLGNIQYINYNFDGAIASFQKQLDIANEICDDEQKGYALRNLGYVFYFLGLNQGKYNYQQKGLHYLEDALEEAYQLDNQELESLSIDHITTIYFNRGQYNKSLTYLFRQLAICQKNNDKRRQAAILENIGKCYMMLKQCDQALKYSQEALIATQDIGDKWTEAKLLNDLGVIYCYQLKQYQEALFYFEQASTILHKLNIEGHQSVCAVNISVCYSYLKNQEKSVFYINMAKSLMTELESVETKGILIMSIANSYWLRDKIWYKAWGILLAIKALMIIPPWRSANGRLAMQSAIKQIFGR from the coding sequence ATGTCCTATTTAACTAAAAGTAACCAGTTATTTCAAGCTTTAGAAATTGATTTTGAGGTTGTTTCTTTGAATCAACTTGATAATTATACTGCTATTGAATATTTCCTCACTTTGGAAGATGAACCACCAGAAAATGCGAACAATTTGCAAAAAATAAATCGCTATTTGCAAGTTTTCCATCATTTATGTGAGGTTGCAGAATGGCAAAAAGCTGGACAGGTTTTATCTTTTTGTTATTCTTCTAAAGAACTTCATGAACAATTACGGATTTGGGGTTACTATCGAAAACAAATTGAATTATATCAACAACTTTTAGGTAAATTAAATGATGAACAAGATATTATTTGTTTATATGGATTAGGTAGAGCTTTTTATAATCTTAGTGATTATAATCAGTCTCGGATTTACTATCAAAAATTACTTAATCTCGCTAAGTTAATAAATAATCGCCAAGCAGAAGCATTTGCTTTAGGTGGTTTGGGAAATATACAATATATTAATTATAATTTTGATGGGGCGATCGCCTCTTTTCAGAAACAATTAGATATTGCTAATGAAATTTGTGATGATGAACAAAAAGGTTATGCTCTACGCAATTTAGGATATGTGTTTTATTTCTTAGGACTAAATCAAGGTAAGTATAATTATCAACAAAAAGGATTACATTATTTAGAAGATGCTTTAGAAGAAGCTTATCAACTGGATAACCAGGAACTGGAAAGTTTGTCTATTGATCATATAACTACAATATATTTCAATCGTGGTCAGTACAATAAATCATTAACATATCTTTTCCGTCAACTTGCTATTTGTCAAAAAAATAATGATAAACGTCGTCAGGCTGCAATATTAGAAAACATAGGGAAATGCTATATGATGTTAAAACAATGTGATCAAGCTCTAAAATATTCTCAAGAAGCTTTGATAGCTACACAGGATATTGGTGATAAATGGACAGAAGCTAAATTATTAAATGATTTGGGTGTAATTTATTGTTATCAATTAAAACAATATCAAGAAGCTTTATTTTATTTTGAGCAAGCATCAACAATATTACATAAACTCAATATTGAAGGACATCAATCTGTCTGTGCTGTGAATATATCTGTATGTTATTCATATTTAAAAAATCAGGAAAAATCTGTTTTTTATATCAATATGGCTAAGTCATTGATGACAGAATTAGAGTCGGTAGAAACCAAAGGAATATTAATCATGTCTATAGCTAATTCCTATTGGCTACGTGATAAAATTTGGTATAAAGCCTGGGGAATATTGTTAGCAATAAAAGCACTAATGATAATTCCACCTTGGCGCAGTGCAAATGGGCGTTTAGCGATGCAATCTGCAATTAAGCAAATATTTGGTAGGTGA